The sequence below is a genomic window from Nocardia fluminea.
GGTCACCCGGCCCGACGCGGTCGCCGGCCGTGGCCGCAAGCTCCTGCGCTCGCCGGTCGGGCAGCTCGCCGACGAACACGGTATTCCGGTGCTCACGCCGCGCAAGCCCTCCGAGCCCGAATTCGTCGCCGCGCTCACCGAGCTCGCACCGGACTGCTGCCCGGTCGTCGCCTACGGTGCGCTGCTACCGCAGCAGGTGCTCGACATCCCCGCGCACGGCTGGATCAACCTGCACTTCTCGCTGCTGCCCGCCTGGCGCGGGGCGGCGCCCGTGCAGGCGGCCATCGACGCGGGTGACGACATGACCGGCGCGTCGACGTTCCTGATCGAAGCCGGCCTCGACACCGGCCCGGTGTACGGGGTGATGACCGAGAAGATCGGGCTCACCGACACCGCGGGCGAACTGCTCGCCCGGCTCGCCGAGGCGGGTGCCGTGCTGCTCGAGAAGACGCTGGACGGGGTGGAAGACGGTTCGCTGCAAGCGATTCCGCAGTCCCATGACGGCGTGACCTACGCGCCGAAGGTGACCGTGGAAGCCGGGCGGATCGGGTTCGACGAACCCGCCCTTGCCATCCACCGCCACATCCGCGCCGTCACCCCGGCGCCCGGCGCGTGGACCGAGGTGAACGGGCTGCGCCTCAAACTCGGCCCGGTGGAAATGGTGGAGGAAACCTTGCCCGAACGCGAGATCGAGGTGCGCAAATCCGGCGTCTTCGTCGGAACATCGACCATAGCGGTCCGCCTGGGGCAGGTCCAGCCGCCCGGCAAGAAGATGATGAACGCCCTGGACTGGGCACGTGGTGCCCGTCTCGCACCCGGCACGGTGATCGGATGAGCGCCTCCGACCGCCGCCGTCGCCGCGAAGCCGACGCAGCGAAGGGCGTGAGCCCGCGCGACGACCGCAAACCCACCGGCAAGTCCGGTGCGAGCCCGCGCGACGACCGCAAACCCACCGGCAAGTCCGGTGCGAGCCCGCGCGACGACCGCAAACCCACCGGCAAGTCCGGTGCGAGCCCGCGCGACGACCGCAAGATCACCGGCAAGAACGTCGACGGCGGCTGGGCCGCCCGCGCCGCGAAGGGCACCACCACCCCGCGCGCCGAGGGCGACCGCTGGACGGGCCGCGACGACCGCGGCGGCTCCGACCGGCCTCGCCGCGACGACAGCCGACCCGGCGCTGCCCGCCGTTCCGACGACCGCCCCGGTTTCACGCGCGGCGCGCAGGGCCGTGACGTGGGAAATCAGCGTGGTGACGCGCCGCGAACCGGTGCGCCGCGTCGCGAAGACGACCGTCCCGGCTTCGGCCGCAACGCGGGTGACCGCGCGCAGAACCACGGCGCGGGCGATCGGCGTGACGACGCGCCGCGGTCCGCGTCTCGTCGCGAAGACGACCGCCCCGGTTTCGGCGGTAAGGCACCCGCGCAGCGGGGTGGCGCGACCGCCCCGCGTGGGGCCGCGGGCCGCGGCGGTGCCGGTGAAGGGCGATCCGATCGTGGGTCGCGCCCCGATCGTGGTGCGCGCGAAGCGGATTCGCGCGGACGTGGCGCGGCGGGCCGCGATGCCGGTGCGCGCGATGCCGGTGCGCGCGGTGCCGGACCGGCGGGCACAGCGCCCGCTCAGCGTCGTCCCGAGCGTCCCGATCCCAGCGTGCCCAGTCCGCGCAAGCGACGCGGCGAGCCGGTGGATCCCGCGCGTGAGGTCGCCCTCGATGTGCTGCGGGCCGTGCGTGAGCGCGACGCCTATGCCAATCTCGCGCTGCCGAAGCTGTTGCGCGAGCGCAAGATCAGTGGACGCGATGCCGCGTTCGCGACCGAGCTCACCTACGGCGCCAGCCGTTCGCAGGGCCAGCTCGACGCGGTGATCTCGGCATGCGCGGGCCGGCCGGTCGACGAGATCGACGGACCCATCCTCGACATCCTGCGTCTCGGCGTCTACCAGTTGCTGCGGACCCGCACCGGCGCGCACGCCGCCGTCGACACCTCCGTCGACCTGGCCAGCGCCGAATTCGGCCAGGGCCGTGCCGGTTTCGTCAACGCGGTGCTGCGTCGGGCGGGGGAGAAGACCGCCGAGGAATGGATCGCCGAGTTGGCCCCCGCCGACCCGGTCGGCAAGCTCGCCTTCGAGCACGCCCATCCCAAATGGATCGCCCAGTCCTTCGCCGACGCGCTCGGCGCGCAGGCAGGCGAGCTCGACGCACTCCTGAAAGCCGACGACGAGCGGCCGGTCGTGCACCTGGTCGCCCGGCCCGGCGAGATCACCTCCGAAGAGCTTGCGCTGGTCACCGGCGGCGAGGAGGGCCGCTGGTCCCCGTACGCGGTGTATCTCGACGGCGGCGATCCCGGCCTGCTGGAACCGGTCCGCGACGGTATCGCCTCCGTCCAGGACGAGGGCAGCCAGCTGGTCGCGCTCGCTCTCACCCGCGCACCGCTGGAGGGCCCCGACAAGGGGCGCTGGCTCGATCTCTGCGCGGGTCCCGGCGGCAAGGCGGCTCTGCTCGGCGCGCTCGCTGCGATCGACCTGTTCACTGTCGACGCCGTGGAACCGGCCGAGCACCGCGCCGAACTTGTCCGCAAATCCACCCGGAATCTGCCCGTCACCGTGCATGTCGCCGACGGACGCGACAGCGGCCTGACCCCCGGCTACGACCGCGTTCTCGTCGACGCGCCGTGCACGGGTCTCGGTGCCCTGCGCCGTCGTCCGGAGGCACGTTGGCGGCGCACCCCGGCCGACGTGGCGGAGCTGGTGACCCTCCAGCGCGAACTCCTCACCGCCGCCTGGGATCTGGTGCGCCCCGGCGGAGTCGTCGTGTATTCGACCTGCTCGCCGCATCTCGCCGAAACAGTGTCGGTGGTCGCCGATTTCGTCCGCCGCACCGGCGCCGAAGAACTCGACAGCCGCGAGTTCCTGCCCGGTGTCACCGATCTCGGTGACGGCCCGTCCGCGCAGCTGTGGCCGCACCGTCACGGCACCGACGCCATGTTCCTGGCGACCTTGCGCAAGAAGTAGACGACGACAGGACTATCGGCGCCGTTCCCGCACAGGGGACGGCGCCGTTCCATTCGTCCAAGCGAGAAGCGGGCGCCGGGGAGGAGAATCGGCGGATGGCGATGACATGGGATCAGGTGGTCGCGATGGCGACGGCACTGCCGGGTGTGGCGGAAGGCACCTGGTGGCGCAGTCCGGGCCTGAATGTCGGCGGCAAGAGCTTCGCCCGGCTCCGCGACGAGGCCGAAGGCGGCCTCGTTCTGCTCTGTGAGCCCACGGAGAAGGAGGCGCTGCTGGCCTCCGGCGACCCGGCCTTCTACACGACCCCGCACTACGACGGGTACCCGTACATCCTGATCGACCTCGACACGGTCGACCCGCAACAGCTCACCGAGCTGCTCGACAGCGCCTGGTGGCTGCGCGCACCCGCGAAGCTGCGGCGGGCGAGGCAGGGGAGCTAGGAGAGGACGCCGTTGTCCTGTCCCGAGTCAGTCGCGTTCGGACAATTCGCGCAGCCGCGCCAGTGTTTTCGCGAGAATCCGGGATACGTGCATCTGCGAGATCCCGAGCTGCGAGGCGATCTGGGTCTGGGTCATCGACTCGAAGAATCGCATGGTCAGAATGCGGCGCTCACGTTCGGGCAGGCCCGCCAGCAGCGGGCGCACCGCGATGTACTCCTCGACCCGGTCGAACTGCGCCTCTTCCTCGCCGAGCGTGTCGAGCAGCGACGCGTCGCTGTCGCGCCCGATCGAGGCCGCGTCGATCGACGTGGGCTGATAGGCATTGCCCGCGATGACCGCCTGGGTGACTTCGTCGGGGTCGACGTCGAGTTCGGCGGCGATTTCCTTGGCGGTAGGGGAGCGCCCCAGTCGCTGTGACAGCTGATCCACGGCCGCGCCGATGCGCAGGTGGGTTTCCTTGACGCGCCGGGGAACGCGCATCGCCCAGGTGTTGTCCCGGAAGTACCGCCGGACCTCGCCCATGATCGTCGGGACCGCGAAGGACAGGAAGTTCGAGCCACGGCTGAGGTCGAACCGGTCCACCGCGTGCACCAGACCTACGCGCGCCACCTGCGACAGGTCGTCGAACGGCTCACCGCGCCCGCTGAATTTGCGGGCGATGTGGTCGGCCAGCGGAATACAGCGGTTGATCAGCGCGTCTCGCGCGACCGCATGCGCGACACTGCCCGGCTCGGTCGCCGCGAGACGCTCGAACAGGGCACTGACATCGTCGTACCCGGACACCGGCTCCGGAGTTTCGGACTCGTCCTCGAGACCCTCCTGCTCGAGGGCTTCCTTGTCAGGTTCTGTGGTGCTGCCCGACTCCGCGGCAGGGGCGTCGTTCTTATCGGGTTCGGCGAGATCGTGCTGGTCTGGCTGGTTGTCCTCGCCGTGCACTATGCCTTCCCCCGCACCCTGCGGAACCGGACCGTCGTGGGGTACCCGGACACGCCCGCGTCGAAATCCTGCTGCTCGGCGATGACCTCGTCGCAGAGCGTGCGCAACACGTGCCACCCGAAGCTGCGCTGATCCGGCATGCCCTGCGCCGCCGCGACACCGTCGACGCGCACCTGTAGTTCGGCGTCACCGACGAGGAATTCGCAGGTGAGCAGGGTATCGGGGCCCGCGATCGCGATGATCGTCGAGCACACCTCGTCGACGGCGAGGCGCACGTCGGCTACCTCGTCGAGGGTGAAATCGCTGAGTAGCACCAGTGTTTCGGCCAGCCCGCGCACGATTGGCAGCTGCGTCAGCTGTGCTGCCACACGAATCTCCACCGGGGCGCCGAAGGGCCCATGTTCCGCCGAAAAATTGGTCACCCTGAGAAGGCTACCCATATCCCCACCGGGCAATCACCATCGCCGTCGCTACACTGGCGCGCTGTGTCCACTCCGACGTTCTCCCGTCCGTCCCAGCCGATGATCGCCCCGTCGATCCTGTCCGCGGACTTCGCGAATCTGGCCGCCGAGGCCGCCGCGGTCGAAGGATGCGATTGGCTCCACGTCGACGTGATGGACGGCCACTTCGTGCCGAACCTCACGCTGGGGCTGCCGATCGTGCAGAGCCTGCTGAAGGCCACCGATATCCCGTTCGACTGCCATCTGATGATCGACGATCCGGGCCGCTGGGCTCCGAGCTACGCCGAGGCGGGCGCCTACAACGTCACCATCCACGCCGAGGCGACCGATGATCCGATCGCGGTGGCGCGCGATATCCGCGCCGCGGGCGGCCGGGCCGGGCTGTCGGTGAAGCCGAACACCCCGATCGAGCCGTACCTGGAGATCCTGCGCGAGTTCGACACGCTCCTGGTGATGAGCGTGGAACCAGGTTTCGGGGGACAGTCGTTCATTCCCGGCGTGCTGGAGAAGGCGCGCATCGTGCGCAACCTGGTCGACTCCGGCGAACTGCACCTGGTCGTCGAAATCGACGGCGGCATCAACGACGACACCATCGAGCAGGCCGCCGCGGCCGGAATCGATTGCTTCGTCGCCGGGTCGGCCGTCTACAACACCGCCGACCCGGGCGCCGCCGTGCGGAAGCTGCGCAACCTGGCCACCGCGGCCTGGCTGCCGTAACTACAGGGAGCGGAGTTTGCGGGCGCCCAGCGCCCGTGCCGCGTCGATGACGGCCTGCACCGGCGGCCGCTGGTCGCCGGATTCGGGTGCCCGCACCCAGGTGCGGTAGCCGGTGCGCTCGTCGTCGGGGGAGGGCAGCACGATCTGGCTGCCCGCACAGGCGACGGTCGCGTACAGGCGGAACAGTTCGGCCGACGCGGTCGCGGTGACGGAGTCCGGTCGGCACGGGCCGGTCAGGAACGTCCAGCGGCGTGCCCGCGGGTGATCGACCACCGGACCCGCGATCGCGGCGTCGCGCAGCCGGGCGAGTACGCGCTCGCCGAGATCGCCGGGCATGGTCACCGCACCGTAGTGCGCGCCGATCTGGAGCAGAATGCGGCGGGAATCGACATCGATCTTGGCCGGTAGGTGCAGTTCTCGGCGATAGCGCACGCAGCGCATTTCCAGCGTCGAATCGATCAATGTGCTCACGCGGCACCCCCACATATAGCGAACCTGTTGTAACCCACAGTGTTGTCTTCCTGGAGTGGTGGACTATCCCTGGGGCGAACTCCCGGAAGCCGCAGTGCTCCGGGTGATGATGTCGGGAGAACCCGCAGTTCCAGGGCCCGACATCTGGTTGAACAGCAGGAATCGTTGACGTAACAATATTGCGTCAATGGCGCGGCGGGCGCAAGCATTCCACTCACCGTGTTTCCAGTTCGTAATGGCGGGTAATAGCAGGCTGAGGCTGCCGGATGAATGCGGGGGATCGGTTCGCCGAAAATTGGATTGAACGACAACCGCCGTCCTGATTAACGGCGGTGTTGTGTCATGCCGATACACCTTCGCCGCCGCAACGGTGCCGTGCCGATGGCTTTCGGTGTCCCCGTGCTGCCGGCGGTCGGGTTCGGCCCCCGGCCCGGCCTCACGGGCCGCGCTACTAGGCTGTGCGACGAGCTGGGCGGTCGCGCGGGAATAGCGGCCACCCACCTGCTGTTGGGCCCAACGGGTACGGATGACGCGACAAGGGAGTCAGGCATGTTCACAGGGATCGTCGAGGAGCTCGGCGAGGTCGTGGCCACCGAATCGCTGACCGACGCCGCCCGGCTGACGATCCGCGGCAAGCTGGTGACTTCCGATGCCGGACACGGCGATTCGATCGCGGTCAACGGCGTCTGCCTCACCGTCGTCGACGTGATCGACGGCGACAGCTTCACCGTCGACGTCATGGACGAGACGTTGCGGCGCTCGAGCATCGGCGGCCTCGGCCCCGGATCGCCGGTCAACCTCGAGCGCGCGGCCGCGTTGAACAGCCGCCTGGGCGGGCACCTCGTGCAGGGGCACGTAGACGGCACCGGCACCGTGCTCCGGCGCAGCCCGTCGGAGAACTGGGAGGTCGTGCGGATCTCGCTGCCCGATCCCATCGCCCGCTATGTGGTGGAGAAGGGCTCGATCACCGTCGACGGCGTCTCCCTCACCGTCTCCGCGCTCGGCATCGACGACGAACCGCACGCCGACGGATCCCGCGACTGGTTCGAGGTCTCCCTGATCCCGACCACCCTCGCCCTGACCGTCCTCGGTACCGCCCCCGTCGGTGCCACCGTGAACCTCGAGGTGGACATCATCGCCAAGTACGTGGAACGCCTCGCCCAGCGAGGCTGACCCCGATCGGCGCCGGGCCTCACCGAACACCCCGAGGCCACGCCGTAATGTAGGAAGTCATTGCCATCCCCAAGGCAGTTTCTCGGCCGCCTCGATCTGGACTGACCAGAGGGTGCGACGAAGGAGTGCCCGCCGGGAGGGAAGATCGAGGCCTCAGGGCCGAGAAACCCGCGGCCCCGGCCGCCAAATATACGGAGCAAGCAGACGTGACCAGGTTGGACAGCATCGAGCGCGCGGTCGCCGATATCGCGGCCGGCAAGGCTGTTGTCGTCATCGACGACGAGGACCGGGAGAACGAAGGCGATCTCATCTTCGCGGCCGAGAAGGCCACCCCGGAGCTGGTCGCGTTCATGATCCGCTACACCTCCGGCTACATCTGCGTGCCGTTGACCGCCGACGACTGCGACCGGCTCGGCCTGCCGCCCGCGTACGCGATGAACCAGGACAAGCACGGCACCGCCTACACCGTCTCGGTGGACGCGCGCGAGGGCATCACCACCGGCATCTCCGGCGCCGACCGGGCCGTCACCATGCGCCTGCTGGCCAGCGCCGAGGCCAAGGCCGACGAGTTCACCCGCCCCGGCCATGTGGTGCCGCTGCGCGCCAAGGACGGCGGCGTGCTGCGCAGGCCCGGCCACACCGAGGCCGCGGTCGACCTGGCCCGGATGGCCGGGTTGCGTCCCGCGGGTGTGATCTGCGAGATCGTCAGCCAGAAGGACGACGGGCACATGGCCCGCACCGACGAGCTCCGCGTGTTCGCCGACGAGCACAACCTGGCGATGATCTCGATCGCCGACATGATCGCGTGGCGGCGTAAGCACGAGAAGCATGTCGTGCGGGTGGCCGAGGCCCGTATTCCGACCGCGCACGGCGATTTCAAGGCCGTGGGCTACCAGAGCATCTTCGACGAGGCCGAGCACGTCGCGCTGGTGCGCGGCGACATCGGTGACGGTGAGGACGTGCTGGTGCGCGTGCACTCGGAATGCCTGACCGGTGATGTCTTCGGCTCGCTGCGCTGCGATTGCGGCCCGCAGTTGGACGCGGCACTCGAGATGGTCGATCTGGAGGGTCGCGGCGTCGTCCTTTACATGCGCGGGCACGAGGGCCGTGGCATCGGCCTGATGCACAAGCTGCAGGCCTACCAGCTGCAGGACACCGGTCGCGACACTGTCGACGCCAATCTCGACCTCGGCCTGCCCGCCGACGCCCGCGACTACGGCACCGGCGCGCAGATCCTGGTCGATCTCGGCATCCGCTCGATGCGCTTGCTCACCAACAATCCGGCCAAGCGGGTCGGCCTCGACGGCTACGGTCTCGCGATCACCGAGCGCGTCCCGATGCCGTTGCGCGCCAATGCCGAGAATTTGCACTACCTGCGCACCAAGAGGGATCGGATGGGCCACGATCTGGTCGGGCTCGACGATCTCGACCTGGGCGAAACCGCGCAGTGATCACCTCTGACGAAAGGCGGCAACGATGAGCGGCACAGGTGTTCCGAGCTTCGCCCTGGCACAGGCCAAGGACGTCAAACTCGGCATCATCGCCTCGCGCTGGCACACCGAGATCTGCGACACGCTGGTGGCGAATGCCGAACGGGTGGCCAAGCAAGCCGGCGTCGAACACGTGACCGTGGTGCGTTGCGCCGGGGCGATGGAGCTGCCGGTCGTCGCGCAGGAGCTGGCGCGCACGCATGATGCTGTCGTGGCGCTCGGTGTCGTGATCCGTGGTGGCACACCGCATTTCGAGTACGTGTGCGATGCCGTGACGGCCGGGCTGACCCGGGTCTCGCTCGATGCGGCCACCCCCGTCACCAACGGCGTGCTCACCACCAACGACGAGGAGCAGGCGCGTGATCGGGCCGGGCTGCCCGGTTCGGCGGAGGACAAGGGCGAACAGGCCTGCGCCGCAGCGCTCGATGCCGCGCTGACCTTGCGCGCGCTGCGATCGGTGTGACCGTGCCGGTGGTGCGGACCTGGCGTCGCAGTGCTCCCGAACCTGACGCGGGCTGGGAGTTCCAGGTTCGTCCGCGCCGGGCGACCCGCACCGCGATCGTGGTCGCGATCGTCATCCTCGTCGCGTTCACCGCCGGTGGGCTGCTGCTGCGCACGGGGTCGACCGGGGTGAACTTCCGGGTCGCCGATCAGGTCGCGATGATCCTGATCGGGGTCGTCGGCGCGGGCGCGGTCCTGATGCTCACCCGGCCGCGCGTGCGCGCGGGGAGCCAGGGTGTCGGGGTACGTAACATCCTGGGCGAGCAGGTGTACCCCTGGGCCTACATTCGTGGCGCGTCCTTCCCGGACCGCAAGGCGTGGGCACGCCTCGAACTGGCCGACGACGACTACGTCCCGATGCTCGCGATCCGCTCCAACGACAAGACCCACGCCGCCGACGCCATCGAGCGCGTCCGCGAACTCGGCGCCCGTTACGCCCCGCAGGACTGAATCGTGTGAGCTGATCGTCGCGGTGCCGGAACGTCCCGCCCCACGATGATCTGCTCGCGTATGTCCGGCAGGTCTGTTCTGCACCCGGTCGTCCAGCCGCCCGGTCGGTAATTCACCGTCCGGGCGACGTACCGTCGACGCCTCAGCGTGTGTCGCCGAGGACCGCTCCCTCGCGGCGCGGATCCGCACCGCCGATCCAGCCGTCCTTGCCGTTGTGCTGCAGGGCGCTGAGCCCGCTGGACTGCGGCGCCACCGACACCTGATGGCCCATCGCCCGCAGCTTCTGCACCAGCGGATCGTGGTCGCCGTTGTCGGTCGCGTTGATATCGGGGTGCTCACCGCCTACGCCGGTGACCGGCGTATTGCCCGCGCCGAACGACACCCCGGAGACCGCCTGCTGCGGGTCGAGGCCCCAATCCAGTGCATTGACCAGTGTTTTCACGACGAACTGGATGATCACCGAGCCACCGGGGGAACCGGTGACGAGCTTCAGTTCACCACGGTCGCCCTGGTCGTCACGATCGAACACCAAGGTCGGCGCCATCGAACTGCGCGGGCGTTTGTTGGGCTGGAGGCGGTTGGCGACGGGGGTGCCGTCGGGGTCGACGGGGTCGGCCGCGAAGTCGGTGAGCTGATTGTTGAGCACGAATCCGTCGACGAGATGGAACGACCCGAACGCCGATTCGACCGTTGTGGTCATCGCCGCGGCGTTGCCGTATTTGTCGACGACGGAGATGTGGCTGGTGCCGTGCTCAGGAGGCTGCGGGCCGTTGCCGAGGGGGACCGGTCCCAGGTTGCCCGGCTTGGCGGTACCCATGCTGCGCTGCGGGTCGATCAAGGTCGACCGC
It includes:
- a CDS encoding riboflavin synthase; this encodes MFTGIVEELGEVVATESLTDAARLTIRGKLVTSDAGHGDSIAVNGVCLTVVDVIDGDSFTVDVMDETLRRSSIGGLGPGSPVNLERAAALNSRLGGHLVQGHVDGTGTVLRRSPSENWEVVRISLPDPIARYVVEKGSITVDGVSLTVSALGIDDEPHADGSRDWFEVSLIPTTLALTVLGTAPVGATVNLEVDIIAKYVERLAQRG
- the ribH gene encoding 6,7-dimethyl-8-ribityllumazine synthase — protein: MSGTGVPSFALAQAKDVKLGIIASRWHTEICDTLVANAERVAKQAGVEHVTVVRCAGAMELPVVAQELARTHDAVVALGVVIRGGTPHFEYVCDAVTAGLTRVSLDAATPVTNGVLTTNDEEQARDRAGLPGSAEDKGEQACAAALDAALTLRALRSV
- a CDS encoding RsmB/NOP family class I SAM-dependent RNA methyltransferase; translated protein: MPSPRKRRGEPVDPAREVALDVLRAVRERDAYANLALPKLLRERKISGRDAAFATELTYGASRSQGQLDAVISACAGRPVDEIDGPILDILRLGVYQLLRTRTGAHAAVDTSVDLASAEFGQGRAGFVNAVLRRAGEKTAEEWIAELAPADPVGKLAFEHAHPKWIAQSFADALGAQAGELDALLKADDERPVVHLVARPGEITSEELALVTGGEEGRWSPYAVYLDGGDPGLLEPVRDGIASVQDEGSQLVALALTRAPLEGPDKGRWLDLCAGPGGKAALLGALAAIDLFTVDAVEPAEHRAELVRKSTRNLPVTVHVADGRDSGLTPGYDRVLVDAPCTGLGALRRRPEARWRRTPADVAELVTLQRELLTAAWDLVRPGGVVVYSTCSPHLAETVSVVADFVRRTGAEELDSREFLPGVTDLGDGPSAQLWPHRHGTDAMFLATLRKK
- a CDS encoding RNA polymerase sigma factor SigF, which translates into the protein MHGEDNQPDQHDLAEPDKNDAPAAESGSTTEPDKEALEQEGLEDESETPEPVSGYDDVSALFERLAATEPGSVAHAVARDALINRCIPLADHIARKFSGRGEPFDDLSQVARVGLVHAVDRFDLSRGSNFLSFAVPTIMGEVRRYFRDNTWAMRVPRRVKETHLRIGAAVDQLSQRLGRSPTAKEIAAELDVDPDEVTQAVIAGNAYQPTSIDAASIGRDSDASLLDTLGEEEAQFDRVEEYIAVRPLLAGLPERERRILTMRFFESMTQTQIASQLGISQMHVSRILAKTLARLRELSERD
- a CDS encoding ATP-binding protein gives rise to the protein MAAQLTQLPIVRGLAETLVLLSDFTLDEVADVRLAVDEVCSTIIAIAGPDTLLTCEFLVGDAELQVRVDGVAAAQGMPDQRSFGWHVLRTLCDEVIAEQQDFDAGVSGYPTTVRFRRVRGKA
- a CDS encoding MmcQ/YjbR family DNA-binding protein, translating into MAMTWDQVVAMATALPGVAEGTWWRSPGLNVGGKSFARLRDEAEGGLVLLCEPTEKEALLASGDPAFYTTPHYDGYPYILIDLDTVDPQQLTELLDSAWWLRAPAKLRRARQGS
- the fmt gene encoding methionyl-tRNA formyltransferase yields the protein MRVVFAGTPEPAVPSLRRLIESEGHEVVAVVTRPDAVAGRGRKLLRSPVGQLADEHGIPVLTPRKPSEPEFVAALTELAPDCCPVVAYGALLPQQVLDIPAHGWINLHFSLLPAWRGAAPVQAAIDAGDDMTGASTFLIEAGLDTGPVYGVMTEKIGLTDTAGELLARLAEAGAVLLEKTLDGVEDGSLQAIPQSHDGVTYAPKVTVEAGRIGFDEPALAIHRHIRAVTPAPGAWTEVNGLRLKLGPVEMVEETLPEREIEVRKSGVFVGTSTIAVRLGQVQPPGKKMMNALDWARGARLAPGTVIG
- a CDS encoding bifunctional 3,4-dihydroxy-2-butanone-4-phosphate synthase/GTP cyclohydrolase II, which codes for MTRLDSIERAVADIAAGKAVVVIDDEDRENEGDLIFAAEKATPELVAFMIRYTSGYICVPLTADDCDRLGLPPAYAMNQDKHGTAYTVSVDAREGITTGISGADRAVTMRLLASAEAKADEFTRPGHVVPLRAKDGGVLRRPGHTEAAVDLARMAGLRPAGVICEIVSQKDDGHMARTDELRVFADEHNLAMISIADMIAWRRKHEKHVVRVAEARIPTAHGDFKAVGYQSIFDEAEHVALVRGDIGDGEDVLVRVHSECLTGDVFGSLRCDCGPQLDAALEMVDLEGRGVVLYMRGHEGRGIGLMHKLQAYQLQDTGRDTVDANLDLGLPADARDYGTGAQILVDLGIRSMRLLTNNPAKRVGLDGYGLAITERVPMPLRANAENLHYLRTKRDRMGHDLVGLDDLDLGETAQ
- a CDS encoding PH domain-containing protein; amino-acid sequence: MRTWRRSAPEPDAGWEFQVRPRRATRTAIVVAIVILVAFTAGGLLLRTGSTGVNFRVADQVAMILIGVVGAGAVLMLTRPRVRAGSQGVGVRNILGEQVYPWAYIRGASFPDRKAWARLELADDDYVPMLAIRSNDKTHAADAIERVRELGARYAPQD
- the rpe gene encoding ribulose-phosphate 3-epimerase, with product MIAPSILSADFANLAAEAAAVEGCDWLHVDVMDGHFVPNLTLGLPIVQSLLKATDIPFDCHLMIDDPGRWAPSYAEAGAYNVTIHAEATDDPIAVARDIRAAGGRAGLSVKPNTPIEPYLEILREFDTLLVMSVEPGFGGQSFIPGVLEKARIVRNLVDSGELHLVVEIDGGINDDTIEQAAAAGIDCFVAGSAVYNTADPGAAVRKLRNLATAAWLP